The genomic segment CTCCTTCCAGGCGTCGACGAGCTGCTTGATGGTCTTGTACGGGGAGTTCTTGGCGACCACGACGACGTCCTGCTCCTCGGTGAGCCGGGCGATGGGGGTCGTGTCGGCGAGGGTCTTCGGCGAGTCGTTGGAGCGGGCGGCGCCGACGACGCCGAGCCCCATGGACATGGCGAGCTTGCCGTTGCCGTGCTCGCCGACGAGCCGGGTCAGGCCGACGGTGCCACCCGCGCCGGGCAGGTTGAACACCTCGATGTTGTGGGTGAGTCCGGCGTCCTCGGCGTTCTTCGCGGCGGTGCGCGCGGTGATGTCGTAGCCGCCGCCGGGCGTGTTGGGGACCATGAAGCGCAGGCCGGGGATCTGCGTGCCGGTGTCGGCGCCGCTGCCCGTGGTGAGCAGCGGCGGCGCCACGAGCACGAGGAGCGCGGCCCCGGACAGGGCGAGAGGGGTGCGCAGGCGCACGTGTGCCACCACCTGTCGGCGTGTAGTCGGGTGTGGGACAAGCTCTGAGGTGGCCCACATGTTGCCCGGGTGTTAACAACCTGTCGCTCTTCCGGAATCAACGGACGTTGTGGTCGTTGTGGTCGCGCCCATAGCCTGCGGCGATGACGAGGGTGCTGGTCGTGGACGACGACTTCATGGTCGCCAAGCTGCACAGTCGCTACGTCGCGACGGTGCCCGGCTTCACGGTGGTCGGGGTCGCGCACACCGGCGCGGAGGCGGTGCGCCTCGCCGCGGACGTCCGCCCCGACCTCGTACTCCTCGACGTCTATCTGCCCGACATGGATGGCATCGCGGTCCTGCGCGAGCTGCGGGCGGCGGAGGAGCGGGAGCCGGGGCGCGAGCCGGTGGACGCCCTGTTCATCACGGCGGCGCGGGACGCGGAGGTGGTGCGGGCGGCGCTGCGGGCGGGTGCGCTGCACTACCTGATCAAGCCGTTCAACCAGGCGGCGCTGCAGGAGCAGTTGCGCCACGTCGCCGCGCTGCGGGCCCGCCTGGACGGCCTGGCGGAGGCCCGCCAGGAGGACGTCGACCAGATCTTCGGCACCCGCCCGCCGGGTTCCCGGGAACTCCCCAAGGGCCTGGCGCCCCACACGGCGGACCTGGTGGAACAGACCCTCCGCAACCATCCGTCCGGCCTCTCGGCGTCGGAGTGCGCGGAGGCGGGCTCCCTCTCCCGCGTGAGCGCCCGCCGCTACCTGGAATTCTTCGCGTCCACGCGCCGGGCAGAGGTGACGCTTCGG from the Streptomyces venezuelae genome contains:
- a CDS encoding response regulator, whose product is MTRVLVVDDDFMVAKLHSRYVATVPGFTVVGVAHTGAEAVRLAADVRPDLVLLDVYLPDMDGIAVLRELRAAEEREPGREPVDALFITAARDAEVVRAALRAGALHYLIKPFNQAALQEQLRHVAALRARLDGLAEARQEDVDQIFGTRPPGSRELPKGLAPHTADLVEQTLRNHPSGLSASECAEAGSLSRVSARRYLEFFASTRRAEVTLRYGGTGRPERRYRWLGEGNSGTT